ACCAATAAATTATGTAGTTTTAAATTACTCAGATgttatagaaaaaatattttagggATATTTTAGAAAGCTTTCAAAAAATTGTTATTTGGAGTTTCTCTTGCATCTTTCCAGTGGTAAAGTCAGGTACCTTTGTTACTATGAACGGAAAAGTGCAGGTCTTaaaaagagaggggaaatgaaaCTTATAAATGTAAAACATCCTAAAATGACCCAGAATAGCTTTCTTTTCATAAAAAATGTTAGGACTTTAAAGGCTGATATATATGGTATTCAGGGGTAGACAGGTTTGCTTGACCCAATGAAAAGGGCATGGATTGTTTAGGGGGAAAATGCAAAATTTGGGGAAGAAAGTATTTTTCAggctgaccatttttaaaatatagaggCTATTAGAAGGTGACcagtggtttaaaaaaacccataaattAATCCCAGGACATGGCTCATTGGGAAGGTAATACACTGACAGGATGCCtgtgcaattttcaaaagttgcTTTAATATATTACTGTCAGGCCATATGGAGTAGCTCAGGACattgagtgcctacctcagggcagacaccccaaactggtgatgGTTCCatgattagatttcaccaaaccagtaacaggTGCGAACTCCTGGATTACTATAATAGTTTTACCATGgagttacagacagtccccctagattttccagtctatcttgccacccagaccaACTGGACTTAACCATAAATGGTCatttataccaaaaatcacaaacattacaggttactcccagtcccaaagagaCCAGTCACCCAGGTCGAGTTGCATTCTAGAGCTCACACCAAAGGCAACCCTGGTAGTCAATTatatagtaaactaactataggtttattagctaagaaaaggaaatgagatctGTTGAGAGGTTAAAGCACATAAAATATAcctacaggtgagtcacagtctcTAATTCCCAAATGGTGGCAAAAAAGTCTTTTCAGGATAGCCAGATTGtttctggggatctctgctttgctTCTGGTACCCTTCCCTGTAACAGTCCAAACAGTCCTGAGATGCAAGATCTTTCCCTGAATCCAGAGGTaaagcttcttctcacagaaaacaagctgacaggctTACCACCCTGATGGGCTCTTTGGTTGATGGAGAGATAGGAGCACATTTAGAGTCTTTGATCTCTGATCAGCACACACAGTGACCACTTGCCTTCAAATTAGCACTTTCCTGTTAAAGTTTTTCATTGCATTATGtaaggcttctttctcatttgatgggttatttagtcaCAGAGGAATAtagaatgtaaatgtttgctattataTTATAACAGGATACATATAATtgaaaacaatgcatgtaacgtcccattagttttcattaaGTTAAATACCAAATACATTCTTAAACAATTAACAATCACTTTAATCTATACTAATACATATGTGAATTGGTttggggctttggcatgagctggcacctggtatGCCAGCATCACAATTACATTGATATCACCTCCAAATCTATGCTATATATTAGGGCtattgattaatcacagttaactcatgcgattaactcaaaaaattaatcatgattaatcacagttttaatcacactgttaaacaatagaataccaatggaaaagtatgaaatattttggatatttttctacattttcatatatattgtattctgtgttgtaatttaaataaaagtgtatattatttttatgataaatatttgcactgtaaaaatgataaacaaaagaaatagtatttttcaattcacttcatacaagtactgtacaaGTATCATGAAAGTGCATCTTACAaatgttacataactacactcaaaaacaaacaatgtaaaacttcagagcctacatgtccactcagtcctacttcttgttcagccaatcactaagagaaacaagtttgtttacatttacaggagataatgccacccccttcttatttacaatgtcacctgaaagtgagaacaggtatttgcatggcacttttgtagccagcattgcataaacatttgtatgccctgtcatgctttagccaccattccagaggacatgcttccatgctgatgaggcttgttaaaaaaataaagcgttaattaaatttgtgactgaactccttgggggagaattgtatgtctccagttctgttttacttgcattctgctatatatttcatgttatagcagtctcagatgatgacccagcacatgctgttcattttaagaacagtttcactgcagatttcaaaaaaagaaaagaaggtaccaatgtgaaatttctaaagatagctaaagCTTTCCACccaatgccttccaaaatctgagaggggcaAGTATGAAAGAAAGAATCCCAAGAAAGAATCATCTGTCTCCCCACCTTCAATCCAAACGAACAGAGGAAACGCTAACCTTGTCAACTGAAGTAAAATGGATGGACTCTTGACATGACTGTTTCTATTAAAGACTCCTGAGGAATTATCCCCATCCAAAAGAGACTTCTAGAATTTTTTTGGTTTAATATGCTAATTTCTGGAATAGAATAAGCACTCTAATTTAACAGTGCCCAAACCAGCTCCATCAGGAGAACTGTTATAAAAGGAGTACAGAGAAAGCTGTGAAAACAAGGATTGTTAGTTTTGCTTGAAAATAACATTCTGTGTTATAGCCAGATTGGTTGAATATTAACACACATATGGGCATATGAATCTGGGACAAAATAGTCAGACGGTCTGACAGAAGAAAGTAACAAGAAAAACACCAGCCCCAAACCCAGACTCTTTTTGGATATTAACTGCTCACAAAGGGCATGTTATTACCGGGTGGAATCAATAAGACGTCCCACTTAAAATTCACGGGCAGGATGTGGTTCAATATTTGAAATACCTGGGGATATAACGCTAGCTAATGCAATAACTAGCCTGACCAATGTACcaaaaaaaattacaagtttATATCAAACATTCCATATTATTTTTCCAGTCAGTGCTTTCTAAAGATGCAGTGGATTCAGAAATCTACTGCAGTGGCTGGGTACCATTTTCACGAATTTAGTAACTTGAATGCGGCTGTAAGGAACTGGAAGATTCGACAACTCTCCCCCAAGGTAAGTCCTTGTGTTGTAAAAGAGACTGCCAGAGTCGGAAAAGGATTTTCAGAATAATTAGAATTCTCAAATTATAAATATGCATATAAAAGATATCTGTAGCTCTGCCTTCTACATTTCCTTTACATTCACTTCTGTTTTACACTAAACAGACTTAAATACTTTGCAGATGTGACTGTTCCATTTACATGCGAGACTGACAGCTGATGGCAAATATACAACAAAATTCCAGATCTTTGTAAATCGATTCAAAATGCAATCAGTATCAGTTGAGACGCTTGGTGGCAGTATTGGCTAAGGAGAACAGAGATCGACAACTTGAAACATTCGCGCGAGACTGGAATAGTTTATATATGCAGGAGCAGGGATGCACACAGCTCTCGGGAACTACAGAAGAGACTACAGCAAGTGACATTATTTCACTACAGAGCTCTTTATATTTTCGCATTAAAAATGGCGGATAAGCAGAGGAGAACAACAATCATTAGGCAAGTAGTGtttctcattttatttctttgcGTATGGGCCCTCGGACCCAAAACACTTCGCTATTCTGTGCCTGAGGAAATGGAAAGCGGGTCCTTTGTGGCTAATGTAGCAAAGGATCTAGGGCTAGACGAGAAGAGACTGTCTGCTCGCAAGGCCCGTGTGGTTTCCGAAGGCAGCCGCCAGCATTTCCAGCTAAACAGCAACACCGGGGACTTGTTTATTAAAGAGAAAATGGACAGAGAGGAACTATGTGGGCAAACTGACCCCTGCATTCTGCATTTTGAAATAATCCTGGAAAATCCCTTGCAGTCCTATCGGGCTGAGGTGAGGGTTTATGATGTAAATGATCATTCTCCAGAGTTCTCAGAGAATGAGCTGCTTCTAAAGATGCCCGAAACCACTCCTCCTGGGTCCCGATTCCCTCTGGCAAACGCCCAGGATTTAGATGTCGGGAACAACAGCCTGCAGAGCTACGCCATCAGTTCAACGGACCATTTCCGCGTATACACTCGCCATCGCAGCGACGGCAGGAAGTACGCGGAGCTGGTGTTGAAGACACCTTTGGATCGCGAGGAGCAGGCAGAAATTAGCTTCATGCTGACTGCGATAGACGGAGGCTCCCCAGCGCGGTCCGGTGCAGCGCAGGTACGAATAACTGTTCTGGATATCAATGATAATGTTCCCGAGTTTTCCCAAACTCTTTATAGAGCACGGGTTTTGGAAAATTCCGAACAAGATTACGTGGTTCTGACAGTTTCCGCAACTGATTCAGACGAAGGAATTAATGGAGCAATATCATATTCATTTAGCCAAAAATCCAAAAAGAGCGTCAACGCATTCAGTATAAACCCGGTAAATGGGGAGATTCGACTTTTGGGACCACTAGATTTTGAAGAAACAGAAACCTATGAAATAGACGTTCAAGCTACAGATGGCGGGGGGCTGTCAGCGCACAGCAAAATCCTGGTGGAGGTGGTGGATGTCAATGACAAtgccccagaggtgaaagtaacaTCTCTTATTAGCCCGATACGTGAAGATTCCTCTCCTGAGACAGTGGTGGCCCTCTTCAATGTCAGAGACCGTGATTCTGGGGACAACGGGAGAACAGTCTGCTCCATAGAAGACGATCTGCCGTTTTCTGCAAAACCAACTTCAAAAAATTCCTACTCTTTAGTGACCGAAAATACATTTGACCGAGAGAAAGTATCGGAGTATAACATCACCATCACAGCCAGGGATTTGGGAACTCCCAGTCTCTCCACTGAGGAGAGAATCGTCGTGAAAATATCCGACATTAATGACAATTCCCCAGAGTTCAATCAAACATCATACACTATGCATGTCCGAGAAAACAACGGCCCAGCCGCCTTGATAGGGAAAGTCAATGCTTTTGATTCAGACTCAGAGCAGAATGCCAAAGTGACATACTCTTTGTTGCCTGCTGAGGTAGGTGGCCTTCCGCTTCTCTCCTATATCTCCATAAACTCGGAAAATGGGAATGTGTACGCTCTGCGATCCATGGATTATGAACAGATAAGAGAGTTCCAGGTCACTGTGAGAGCTGCAGATGGCGGGTCCCCTCCACTGAGCTCTGAAGTCGTTGTCCGAGTTGTGATAATTGATGAAAATGACAACGCCCCCTTCATTTTATACCCTCTGCAGAACAGCAGCTCCCCCGCTAATGACCTGGTTCCCAGATCGGCGGAGGCGGGTTACCTGGTGACGAAGGTGGTGGCTGTGGATGGGGATTCCGGTCAGAATTCTTGGCTTTCCTATCACTTGTTGAAGGCCACTGACCCAGGTCTCTTCACTGTGGCTTCCCAAAATGGTGAAATAAGAACCACGAGGCTAATAACAGACCGAGATACGATGAAGCAAAAACTCATTGTGCTTGTTAGAGACAGCGGAGAATTGCCCCTTTCTTCATCTGCAACTCTGAACATAGCTCTAGTGGAAGGCTTTTCGGACGCATACATGCAGTTTACAGATGTAGCTgtggaagaggaagagaatggcacATTAACTCTGTACTTAATAATTTCCTTGTGCTTAGTAtcgtttgttttttgtgtgtcaATAATAGTATTTATAACTACCAAGCTTTATAGAAGAAGACATTATGGAGAAAGATACATGTCTGCTTCTGGTAATTTTTATGGTGATAGCAACTTCCAAAATAATTTGGTAGATGTAAAGGGTAACGGAACTCTGTCTCACAGTTATCGTTATGAAGTCTGTTTAACAACTGGATCAGGAAACAGCGAATTGAAATTCCTCAGACCCATTATCCCCTCTCTCCCACCTCAGCATGGCATTGCTGGAACGGACTCTGGAAAAGAACAGGATCTTCTTACTAACCTCCAGCTGAACACGGACGTGGAATCAGCGAACCAGGTTAGATTAATTTCTGATCTTCTATagtctttttatttcattttcgttaattatttatttaaagtttacCCAATATTAAAAGATAATGTAGacgtttttattttcaaaattattcagAAATCTATTCCTTTCCCACTCTAACGTACGTATAAATATTACCTTTACAATTCGAATTTAGTATTTATCTGTGTACATTTaatgttttgtattttatgtattttggTTTAGAAATATTTGGGTTATTAGATATCTTCAGCAATGAACAGATGTGAAAAGAGTTGGAGAATATTGACATACTAATGGTGCATTGTGTATGCATGTTATAAGGACATTATTAGTCTATCTTTTTTGGAAATACTCTTGAATGTCCTAGTAGGGTGTACTGATTTGTGCTTTTGTTAAGGAGTGCTGATGTTATTAAAAATCAGACTTTGCCATAAGTGTGGGTTAACCGGGAATTGGAGACAATAAATTAATGGACCTAGCCAGTTCCACACTGTTATGTTGACTCACTGTTACCCAATAAAACTAATCGAGGCTCTAGGTATGCTCGGTATGGGGCCTCATAATCCCACTCCGACAGTGTAGCCCGACCCACTTGTATTGGCTCAGCTGGGATGAGCTCTTGTTTTAGGCTAGCTGCTCTCTGAGACATTATACTGTTCTTTACAGaatttcccttgcctccataatAGCTggatacattttaaatgaatatttagAATCCATACAAATGACAACGCCCCCATAATTTTATACCTTCTTCAAAACAGCACCTCCCATGCTATAGAACTGGTTCTCAGAGCAGCAGAGGCGGGTTACCTTGTGATGTCAGTAGTGGAGATTCTGGTCAGAAATCTGGGCTTTCCTGCCAAACTCTGAAGGCCACAGAACCAGGTCATTGTGGAACTCCATAATGGGGAAATAAGAACCATCAGGATAATAACAGATCAGAACAGTATAGAGAAAAGCCTAATTATTATGGGTATGGGCGCACTATCCCCAATACTTTATTCTCAGTTCCTAAATCAACATTTCAATGCTGATACGCAAATTTGGAAtaacccagattttcaaaagaacgcTTTGCGAAACGATTTGTTATCGATGTCCAGGTGAACTATTAGCATATACAATTCTGTTTTTGCTGTTCTCCTTTTATCGAGCAACCATGTTCTTTAtgatttttcagtgtttatgTTACAGTTGACATCAGTTTTATTATGTACTGGCAATCGATTTTATTTGTGTACTTTCCCGATATGTGACTATATGATATTTAATAGGTTGCTTATAGAAGCGTGTGTATGTGTTTTATAGATATAGATACACTATTTCTATAGACTTGTTTTCAAATTTTAGATATTTGATTTATTTAACTCTTTTtgtcataaagaaaaggagtacttgtggcaccttagagactaaccaattagtctctaaggtgccacaagtactccttttctttttgcgaatacagactaacacggctgttactctgaaacctgtctttttgtCATGAAATTGTAAACATTTTAACTCTATGATTAGGCTATTTTGCCCtttattattttgatttaatCCACGAATTCATTTAATTCAGTTGTTAAAATGCCACTTTATGGTTGTATGAAGAGATAAAAAAGCATTGCTCAATTTTCTTATTAGATTCAGAAGGAAGTCAGGAGACATAAATCTTGGCTTAGTCATGTTCTGGAAGCATTTGAGCCTATGAACATTCTGGGCCTGTTTAAAGAAATGCCATATATAGATTGAAAAGTAAAAGAGACGggctgcttatttatttatttactctgGTGTTGACTACCTGTTGAGGTTTTTCAAACACATAAAAAGACATTCCCTGCTATGAGGAACCTACAATCTAAGGGATCCCCTTGAAGTCTAGTAAGGAGACCTTTAAGGGACTAGAAATAGTTGCCCTTCATGGCTCTCTGGACTCTATAGAATGTCTCTATTCTCAATCTCCCTGTTGAAAGGTGACAGCAATTTCCTGTGATCATTGATCCCCAGGGGAGCTGATAGGTCTGGAAATCTAAGCCTTGAATGTTTGTCTGTTGTCATTGTTCCTGAGATGGTTTCCCATCATCATCAGCATAGCTGTGTGGACTGAGTTGGGACTGGGAAAAGTCCAGCAGGTCAGCTAATTATAGATTGGTTATACCAAATGAAGTTCGGataaagaaaaattgaaaaggtTATTGGCATCCAGTGATTTCCTGAGAGTCAGACTGATTAGGGCTCATTTCAGAGTGGTTGGGAGAGTGCCTTCCCTGAAGGATACATTGATTATTTCCTTCCGGAGGGGACCTATGTGCTGTTCGCAGGTTTTCAACAGCACACGGGCAAAGATCCATTTCACACATGGTGGACTTCCCACACGGCAAGTGTGGATACTGTGATTTCACAGAAGACAATTGCTGAGGATTGTGTTTTCAGTAAGTCCTCGTCCTTGTGCTGCTGTGGATCTGAAAAAGTGTGTCTTAAACCACCAGCATTCTTACCTTTCTGCTGTCCTGCATCATCTGGCACAGCTCATCCATGAATCAAAGTCACCTGTGTGCGGTGAGAGAGTAAGAGCAGAATATCAGTGACATAGCACATCAGATGACTACGTTGTTCCTAAAGCTGTCAGAACTCTGTGCCTGTGTCTGGTTCCTTGTATCCTTTAGGACAGTTTGGAAGTTCGGTGGAATCATTAACTTTTACGATCGCGAGGAAGATAGGGAGGGCAATTTGTTTTTCAGACTATTTATTGAATCAAGGGTTGGGAAGAGCAATGATCTCTATCCAGAGGAAGTGGTGATTGGATCAGGAAAGCGAGTATTATTTATTTCTTCCCTGTTTACTCGCAGTCCAAATACTAGGTCCGGTATGTGGCCAGCTTTGTGTGTAGTTCCAGTGACCAGTTCGGAAAATTAGCTTGCTGCCTTGGTGAATACAAGGGTATGaaccagtttgtgtgtgtgtgtgcgcctaCGTGGGTATTTAAAACCACTGATTAATCGATTTAGATTAATAGATGTATGGTTTCAAATGGTTTTATTCTCTTCTACACCTGAGACTGGTTGAATGTATTGTGGCTCCGCATCCTCATTCCTTGACTCTGATTTCCGGTTGAAATGCGCATTTGGTAGAAATGAGCTGTGTCATCAAAATCCCAGTAGTGCTTTCCAGCCACCTCTCCTTGCGGCAGGAAAGCCTGGAGCCTCATCAGTTATTAGATGATGCCTGGTGATGGCCGAAACGGGGACATAACAACAGAATGAACTAGTGCCATGTTATGTATTTGTAAAACGGGTGAGGACAAGAGAAATTCAGCGTTCTGTTACTCCTCTTGCTAAGTACAGACAATAAATGTGATATCTCCGAGATAACGGAGTGGAAGGGCAGGTTTTTCACATACACTCCTAAACGGGCTTTAGTAAAACAGCATActgttttttgtgaaaaaatgtaCTCCTAGttttattcttttttacttttaaaagatCAGCGGTAACTGAAGTGTGCAGACATTTTGCAATGATAATTTATCTTTTCTGTTttgttatattatattatattatactgATAGATATCCATGCATTTTTCATTTCTGAAATAAAGCTTTTTTCTCCATCCAGAATTTATGCAAcctttttatctatttaattacttttattaattttattaatcgCTTTATTACTTTTTCTGAAGCTCAAAGGAGGAAAATCATTGGAAGAATATTTTGAAACGGGAAGAATCCCTTTTTAAAGCCGCTTGGTGGTGCTATTGACCAAGGCGGCGCTGAAACAGAAGTGTGCGTCCAGTAAACCCGGCAGTTCAGCCAGACAGTATCGGTCAGGGACGCCGGAGCGCAGACACCACGGCATTACTTTGCAAGGAATGACGGACTGAACAATGTTTAGCGCGTTCGGAAGCGGCATTATAGCTTTAAGTGTACCACAAGGGATATGCAATAAAATCTACTTTTCCACATTCTGCAATATTTTCGTCTGGAAAATAAGGGGACTTCCTGACAGTTTTGGAGGAGATTTGTGAGACGAATGGCGACGACAAACCTGAAAATCGCATTAACAAGGCAAGTTCTGTGTTTCTGTGTTTCTATCTCTGCACCTTATGTTCTCTCTGAAATGATTCACTATTCTGTACCCGAAGAGATGGAAAATGGGTCCATTGTAGCTAATATTGTAAAGGATCTGGGGCTGGATTTGAGAAAACTGTCTGCTCGTGGGGCCCGGATTGTTTCAGAAGATagcaagcagcactttcaatctgAACGCAGTACAGGGGCTTTGCTAATTGAAGACCGAATAGATCTCCAGGAGATTTGTAGGAAAATTGTCATGTGCACTGTACATTTTCAATTATTACTGGAAAATCCATTGCAATTCTTTTGAGCTGAAGTGGAAATTTATTATATCAATGACCATTCTCCAGTTTTCTCTGAGGACAAATTAATTTTCAAGATCCCGAAAACAATTGATCCTAGATCTCGTTTTCCACTAGAGGGCGCTCAGGATTTTGATGTGGGAAGTAACAGCCTCCAGAATTATACTATCATTCCTCCTAATGAATATTTTAACGGGATCAAAATGATGGTGATAAATACTTAGAGCTAGTATTGGAAAAATCATTGGACAGAGAGGAGCAGCCTGAGATCAGTTTCATTCTCACTGCTGTAGATGGTGGCTCTCCCCCAAGACCCGGTACAGCACAAATACACGTCATGGTTCTGGATGTAAATGATAATGCTCCTATCTTTACTCGGGAGTTGTACAAAGTTAAGATTTTGGAAGACAGCCCAGAAAACTCTATGGTTGCCATGGTCATAGCAACTGAGTTAGATAAAGGACTTTCTGGGGAGATAGTTTATTCATTCGGTCAAAATGCGGGGAAGAGCCATTCAGCATTCAAGATAAACCCTCTGAGTGGTGAAATCCGAATAGTAAAGCTTCTGGATTTTGAACTTACTGAAAAATACGAGATTGGTATTCGAGCCACAGATGGCGGAGGTCTGTCTGCACTCTGCAAAGTCCTTGTGGAAGTTTTGGATGTGAATGACAATCcccctgaaaaaagaaaaggagtacttgtggcatcttagagactaacaaatgtatttgagcataagctttcgtgagctacagctcatcgcTCATGAGCCTCATACCAGAAAACTCATCTCCTGAGACAGTGGTGGCCCTTTTCAGCATTAAGGATCTCGACTCCGGGGAAAATGGGAGAACATCTTGTTCTATTGAAGATCAACTGCCTTTTGCTCTAAAACCAGCTTTCAAGAATTATTATGAACTGGTGACAGAAAAACCTCTGGACAGAGAGAAGGATTCACAGTATGTTATAACCATCACCGCTACAGACTCAGGGTCCCCCTCGTCGCTTACTACCACTGAAGCCATTACGATGCAAATATCGGACATCAATTACAATGCCCCTCTGTTTAATCTGGCATTTTGCACCATGTATGTGCATGAGAACAATAATCCAGCTGCATTAATTGGCCCCGTAACTGCTGTTGGTCAGGATTTAGGGCAGAATGCCAACGTGCCATATTCTATAATGCCTGCTCGGAAAGCTGACCAGTCCTTATATTCCTACATATCTATTAATTCTGAAAACGGAAATATATATGTTCTACGGCCACTGGACTATGAGCTTATAACAAATATCGATGTCCTAGTACAAGCTTCAGACTTTAGCTCTCCTCCATTAAGCACAAATGTCACAGTCCATGTAATCATTACTGACGAAAATGACAACTCTCCAGTTATTTTATTCCCCCCGCAAAACAGCTCTTCTGCCTCAGTTGACTTGGCTCCCAGAACAGCGGAGGCAGGCTGTCTTGTAACTAAGGTGGTGGCTGTAGATGGAGAGTCTGGTCAGAAGCCTTGGCTTTCCTACCAACTCTTCGGGGCAACTGATTCTGGTCTATTCATGGTGGGgctttaaaatggggaaataagATCCACCAAGCCAATAACTGAGCGAGACTCTTCCAGGCAGAAACTCACCATCCTTGTTAGCGACAATGGACGACCGCCTCTTTCCACTACTGCGGTGCTGAATATCCTTCTGGTGGAGGGTACATATGCCACTCACTGACTCGACTCAGGAGGAGGAAAACGGCAGTACATTAACTATGTATTTAGCAATTTCATTGGCTTTAATTTCATTTCTCTTCCTGGTTGCGCTAATGAATCTCATAGttaaattatgtaacaaaaaacaatTTAAGGAGAATTACATGTCAACCTCTGGTATGGTTTATGGAGATTGTAACTTTCTGAGTAACTTGGTTGATGTAAGTGATACGGGAACTCTGTCCCACACTTGTCTTTATGAAGTCTGTTTAACAACTGGTTCGGGTAACAGCGAATTCAAGTTTCTGAAACCGCCATTCCCAGTCTCCCAGCTCAGCACTGTAATATAGAAGGGAATGTTGAGACAGAAGCGGATTTTCAAAATATTCTTAACCCCAGTAAGGAGGTGGACTCAGAAAATCATATGAATATACGTTgatattatttttcattgtttttctttaaatcttgtTATATGTGTTTATGAAGTGGGTTGATGTTTTTCACACAAAATGATACTAAAGTTTTATCCAGGACAGTAGTGTCATTTGACACTGTATAAGAAGTTAAAGGAACTACATAACTGAGAGAAACAGAATTTGGTCCGTAAGGGTGATTAGGATGACTTGTTGAGTTTccgtttgtctgtttgtttgaaaCTTCTGGAAAGTGTATATGCGCTGTAACA
Above is a genomic segment from Natator depressus isolate rNatDep1 chromosome 8, rNatDep2.hap1, whole genome shotgun sequence containing:
- the LOC141992118 gene encoding protocadherin beta-1-like isoform X3, giving the protein MADKQRRTTIIRQVVFLILFLCVWALGPKTLRYSVPEEMESGSFVANVAKDLGLDEKRLSARKARVVSEGSRQHFQLNSNTGDLFIKEKMDREELCGQTDPCILHFEIILENPLQSYRAEVRVYDVNDHSPEFSENELLLKMPETTPPGSRFPLANAQDLDVGNNSLQSYAISSTDHFRVYTRHRSDGRKYAELVLKTPLDREEQAEISFMLTAIDGGSPARSGAAQVRITVLDINDNVPEFSQTLYRARVLENSEQDYVVLTVSATDSDEGINGAISYSFSQKSKKSVNAFSINPVNGEIRLLGPLDFEETETYEIDVQATDGGGLSAHSKILVEVVDVNDNAPEVKVTSLISPIREDSSPETVVALFNVRDRDSGDNGRTVCSIEDDLPFSAKPTSKNSYSLVTENTFDREKVSEYNITITARDLGTPSLSTEERIVVKISDINDNSPEFNQTSYTMHVRENNGPAALIGKVNAFDSDSEQNAKVTYSLLPAEVGGLPLLSYISINSENGNVYALRSMDYEQIREFQVTVRAADGGSPPLSSEVVVRVVIIDENDNAPFILYPLQNSSSPANDLVPRSAEAGYLVTKVVAVDGDSGQNSWLSYHLLKATDPGLFTVASQNGEIRTTRLITDRDTMKQKLIVLVRDSGELPLSSSATLNIALVEGFSDAYMQFTDVAVEEEENGTLTLYLIISLCLVSFVFCVSIIVFITTKLYRRRHYGERYMSASGNFYGDSNFQNNLVDVKGNGTLSHSYRYEVCLTTGSGNSELKFLRPIIPSLPPQHGIAGTDSGKEQDLLTNLQLNTDVESANQLKGGKSLEEYFETGRIPF